From a single Acidobacteriota bacterium genomic region:
- the sppA gene encoding signal peptide peptidase SppA gives MKRSTLTWIIVGGVILLCAFFVGLFALMAVATDEDGFFAGGGDRIAVIPVEGVIDDEMAKTVNRHLKQYGDDARVKAIILRINSPGGGVSASQEIHREVVRVKEEKKKKIVVSMGSVAASGGYYISAPADRIFANEGTITGSIGVIAEWLNYKDLAEWAKLKPVVFKSGEFKDTGSPTRDLTDKDKQFFDGLIKELYGQFLGAVTAGRKGKGEPNNQLDEEKVKALADGRVFSGTAAVKNGLVDEIGNYEDAVRATAKMVGIKGEPSVVTPPKPREGFSLLDLLLGATKIGELSPSQLPKHLSDIDTSVKFKYQWK, from the coding sequence ACCTGGATCATCGTCGGTGGAGTTATCCTGCTCTGCGCTTTTTTCGTTGGGCTGTTCGCTTTGATGGCTGTGGCCACAGACGAAGATGGGTTTTTTGCAGGCGGCGGAGACCGGATTGCGGTTATTCCGGTCGAAGGCGTCATTGACGATGAAATGGCCAAAACGGTCAACCGGCATTTGAAACAATATGGGGATGATGCTCGTGTGAAGGCCATCATTTTACGAATTAATAGCCCTGGCGGAGGCGTTTCCGCGTCCCAGGAAATTCATCGCGAAGTCGTTCGGGTCAAAGAAGAGAAAAAGAAGAAAATTGTGGTTTCAATGGGCAGCGTTGCAGCTTCGGGCGGGTATTACATCTCCGCCCCTGCCGATCGGATCTTTGCCAACGAGGGGACCATTACCGGCAGCATCGGTGTGATTGCGGAATGGTTGAATTACAAGGATTTGGCCGAGTGGGCAAAGCTCAAGCCGGTAGTTTTCAAAAGCGGGGAGTTCAAAGATACGGGCTCGCCGACAAGAGATTTGACCGACAAGGATAAACAGTTTTTCGATGGATTGATCAAGGAACTTTACGGACAGTTTTTGGGAGCGGTCACCGCAGGCCGCAAAGGAAAAGGCGAGCCGAATAATCAGCTTGATGAAGAAAAGGTGAAGGCTTTGGCGGATGGTCGGGTTTTTAGCGGCACGGCTGCCGTCAAAAATGGTTTGGTGGATGAAATCGGAAATTACGAAGATGCCGTCAGAGCTACGGCCAAGATGGTAGGCATTAAAGGCGAACCGAGTGTCGTGACGCCGCCGAAGCCCCGGGAAGGTTTCTCATTGCTTGATTTGCTGCTAGGGGCGACGAAAATCGGCGAACTGTCGCCCAGTCAATTGCCAAAACATTTGTCTGACATTGACACCTCAGTGAAGTTCAAATATCAATGGAAGTAG
- a CDS encoding integration host factor subunit beta, translating to MTKAELVEEVSKAAELTKKDSEVIVDEVFKNIIQALNRGDKIELRGFGSFRVRKRDARRGRNPKTGEPVDIPAKSVPYFKPGKELKELINGKQPGEGAEDDFDDDEDDEDVVQETAQNTIEETSNAG from the coding sequence ATGACCAAAGCAGAGTTGGTGGAAGAAGTTTCCAAAGCAGCCGAATTGACCAAAAAAGATTCGGAAGTGATTGTTGACGAAGTCTTCAAAAATATCATTCAGGCGCTCAATCGGGGCGACAAGATAGAATTGCGGGGCTTCGGATCATTTCGCGTCCGTAAACGGGATGCCCGACGCGGACGCAACCCGAAAACCGGTGAACCGGTGGACATCCCAGCCAAATCTGTGCCGTACTTCAAGCCAGGTAAGGAACTGAAAGAACTCATTAACGGGAAACAGCCAGGTGAAGGGGCTGAGGACGATTTTGACGATGATGAGGACGACGAAGACGTCGTCCAAGAAACAGCCCAAAATACAATCGAAGAAACAAGCAATGCTGGCTAA
- a CDS encoding tetratricopeptide repeat protein, with product MPSGNLPEQRLRVVLEHSAGGIVSETFSDTAGNFEFRGLTNNTYRVTVPTDHYTYETGQESVEVFGNYAHTVSVQIYLKEKDNNLNVMTKDKLLSPADIQEVPKNAKKAYDQGVKLARDKQPEKASAKFQEALQIFPEYLNALNKLGEQMAILNKPDLAEANFERAIAINPKFASPYINSGIVLVSQKRYDEAISTLETGNRLDDSFPMGHLNLGIALMSKTPADFDQAEKELMRVLDSNKKEFAYVRKLLFNLNIRQRKYDKAVAQLEAYLKEFPDAPDSQEVKLTLEKVKKAMAQQAAANQKSQ from the coding sequence ATGCCATCTGGCAATTTGCCTGAACAGCGTTTACGCGTGGTGCTGGAACACAGCGCGGGCGGAATTGTGTCTGAAACCTTTTCTGATACCGCGGGCAACTTTGAATTCCGTGGATTGACCAATAACACCTATCGCGTCACCGTTCCCACGGACCACTACACCTACGAAACCGGCCAGGAAAGCGTCGAAGTCTTCGGCAATTATGCCCATACCGTCAGCGTTCAAATTTACCTCAAGGAAAAAGACAACAACCTGAATGTCATGACAAAAGACAAGCTGCTTTCACCGGCTGACATTCAGGAAGTGCCGAAGAACGCTAAAAAAGCCTATGACCAGGGAGTAAAACTGGCGCGAGATAAACAGCCGGAAAAAGCCAGCGCAAAGTTTCAGGAGGCGTTACAGATTTTTCCCGAATACCTGAATGCTTTGAATAAACTCGGCGAACAGATGGCCATATTGAACAAACCCGATCTGGCCGAAGCCAATTTCGAGCGAGCCATCGCCATCAATCCGAAATTCGCTTCGCCTTATATCAATTCCGGAATCGTGCTGGTCAGCCAGAAGCGTTACGACGAAGCAATCTCGACGCTGGAAACCGGCAACCGGCTGGATGACAGTTTCCCGATGGGCCATTTGAATTTGGGAATCGCCTTGATGTCCAAAACGCCTGCGGACTTTGATCAAGCAGAAAAGGAATTGATGCGAGTCCTTGATTCGAATAAGAAAGAGTTTGCCTATGTCCGAAAACTGCTCTTCAACCTCAACATTCGCCAGCGTAAATACGACAAAGCCGTCGCGCAATTGGAAGCTTACTTGAAAGAATTCCCGGATGCCCCCGATTCACAAGAAGTCAAACTGACCTTGGAAAAAGTGAAAAAGGCGATGGCTCAGCAGGCAGCGGCAAACCAAAAGTCACAATAG
- a CDS encoding CHAT domain-containing protein, whose amino-acid sequence MSFITDTELRSYLLGNLADAPRQEIEDTLLVSDEGSLRLELAEEDLIEDFLDGQLDAEQTALFQSQFLCTSARKEKLAYLQAIRQIAIRHPQPEQAPGNVVSFPAPETRRGIFVGMNRSSYLKLAAAILLLSSAGFLVWRYAFRSPESASLVALNRAYAGGRTLETRIGGFDYAPYAPTRGADEADANARILRERAERIVLDAYAEHPTAANRHALGKYYLADKQFDKAIEQFNAALKETPTVAELHNDLGAALLEKSKYEKRNDQPGDSLQHMAASLESIEQALKLQPNYPAAVFNRALCLQEMYLPRQAIEEWKKYLQLDNNSKWADEARRRLAELEKAPSNISKSDDELYQEYLKDPGNEERTFDLFCQAYSTTGNGITERLIDDYLAAQSHGDAAATDKLNLLEQLGKLIYQRTTDSYVRDVARYYRQLPPRLLPKLIEARQHLNRGRDLRSTSQSQAASNYEQAISLFRQAQDSCEVKMTTCLLARSHLRQSNLDKSQELFAPLAGAGNPYLWLRCESLNGLGELFKVKALSEEAIRANQSALSIAQQIGNTNQRATNLYSLAVKYFELGNFERSFVYQQQAIETVSQNAASHQQHWATNAQAAFQLFSNGFYAAALAYQQEALAIELTTKRQLQLSRTFSHLGVMLGKVMRFAEAIPVAQEAVNIGIRLGNERLGIEIQAYSGLFLADLQRESGNQLAAFQSYERVLSLNNQLGILRYDFEAYRGKALAEIALGWTEQAKRDLATALAIFEQNRNQIVADNERTTYLDKEYETYDAAISLAYAENPQAAFDLSERGRALTLLEVMKGGQGVNANRAEKEFISLNRTQKTSLQMVQQRIPPGTSLLEFTCLSDRLIVFGVSATNFTHNQNLISLSQLEQKVQAFRRAVSDASTGDDQTKILAAELYQILIEPLEPFLSDEQTVCVVPDKILHYLPFAALFSARQQKYLIETRALVTAPSASVFLLCLEHARQQGIGKNGQVLAVGNPQFDPIAYPQLSDLSAATDEANEVAAKYIHRKVLTAEQATEEAVKSAIKRASIIHLATHGVIDERSWANSRLVLAKSSAENGEDGALRAYEIAQMRLPNARLVVLSACQSGVERVYRGEGMIGLGRAFLSAGATSVVASFWAVDSDVSAVLMTDFHKQLKAYSVSQALRHAQLNMLHSANVQHRNPYYWAAFSVFGGDVLL is encoded by the coding sequence ATGTCTTTTATCACCGACACAGAACTCCGGTCGTATCTGTTGGGAAACCTGGCGGATGCGCCGCGCCAAGAAATTGAAGATACGTTGCTCGTTAGCGACGAAGGCTCGTTGCGCTTGGAACTGGCCGAAGAAGATTTGATTGAAGATTTTCTGGACGGCCAACTCGACGCGGAACAAACCGCATTGTTCCAGAGCCAGTTTCTTTGCACTTCCGCACGCAAAGAAAAACTGGCGTATTTGCAAGCCATTCGTCAGATCGCCATTCGGCATCCGCAGCCGGAACAGGCCCCCGGCAACGTTGTCAGCTTTCCCGCGCCGGAAACGCGGCGGGGGATTTTCGTGGGTATGAATCGTTCAAGTTACTTAAAACTTGCGGCGGCAATTTTGCTTCTCAGCAGCGCGGGATTTTTGGTTTGGCGGTATGCGTTTCGTTCACCGGAAAGCGCTTCGCTCGTGGCCCTCAACCGAGCGTATGCGGGTGGACGAACGCTCGAAACGCGCATTGGCGGGTTCGATTACGCGCCTTATGCACCCACGCGCGGCGCGGACGAGGCGGACGCCAATGCGCGCATCCTGCGCGAACGCGCCGAACGCATTGTGCTGGATGCATATGCCGAACATCCGACTGCAGCCAATCGGCACGCGCTGGGAAAATACTATCTGGCAGATAAGCAGTTCGATAAAGCCATTGAACAATTCAACGCTGCGCTCAAAGAAACTCCAACCGTGGCCGAATTGCACAACGATCTGGGCGCAGCTTTACTGGAAAAATCCAAATACGAAAAGCGTAATGACCAGCCCGGCGACAGCTTGCAACACATGGCCGCAAGTCTGGAATCCATTGAACAAGCCCTGAAGCTGCAACCAAATTATCCAGCCGCAGTGTTCAATCGCGCGCTCTGTTTGCAGGAAATGTACCTGCCGCGCCAGGCCATTGAAGAGTGGAAAAAGTATCTACAACTCGACAACAACTCGAAATGGGCAGACGAAGCGCGCCGCCGATTGGCGGAACTCGAAAAAGCGCCGTCGAACATCTCAAAAAGTGATGATGAACTTTACCAGGAATACCTGAAAGACCCAGGGAACGAAGAACGCACCTTCGATCTGTTTTGCCAAGCCTATTCCACCACCGGCAACGGCATTACCGAACGGTTGATTGACGATTATCTGGCTGCTCAAAGCCACGGAGATGCCGCCGCAACCGACAAGCTGAATCTGCTGGAACAACTCGGCAAACTGATTTACCAGCGCACGACGGATTCTTACGTCCGCGATGTGGCGCGGTATTACCGGCAGTTACCTCCGCGTTTGTTACCCAAGCTCATCGAAGCTCGCCAGCATTTGAACCGGGGGCGCGACCTCAGATCAACTTCGCAATCCCAAGCGGCGTCGAATTACGAACAAGCTATCTCCCTGTTCCGCCAAGCCCAGGATTCGTGCGAAGTGAAAATGACTACCTGCTTGCTCGCCCGTTCGCATTTGCGGCAATCGAACCTGGATAAGAGCCAAGAATTGTTTGCTCCATTGGCGGGCGCGGGAAATCCCTATCTTTGGTTGCGGTGTGAAAGTTTGAATGGCCTGGGAGAACTGTTTAAGGTCAAAGCTCTGTCAGAGGAGGCGATTCGCGCAAATCAATCCGCACTTTCCATTGCTCAGCAAATTGGCAACACGAACCAGAGGGCCACAAACTTATATTCCCTGGCTGTAAAATACTTTGAGCTCGGCAATTTTGAGCGATCATTTGTTTATCAACAACAAGCCATCGAGACGGTTAGTCAAAATGCAGCGAGCCATCAACAACACTGGGCAACCAATGCTCAAGCGGCGTTCCAATTATTTTCGAATGGGTTTTACGCAGCGGCTCTTGCCTATCAACAAGAAGCCTTAGCGATTGAGTTGACTACAAAACGCCAACTCCAGCTTTCACGCACTTTCAGCCACTTGGGCGTAATGCTAGGGAAAGTAATGCGCTTTGCTGAGGCAATCCCGGTGGCCCAAGAAGCAGTCAATATCGGGATTCGTCTGGGGAATGAAAGATTGGGAATTGAAATCCAGGCTTATAGCGGTTTGTTTCTTGCCGATTTGCAACGTGAATCCGGGAACCAATTGGCAGCGTTCCAAAGCTATGAACGGGTGCTCAGCCTGAACAATCAACTGGGTATTCTCAGGTATGACTTTGAAGCTTACCGAGGTAAAGCCCTGGCAGAAATTGCTTTGGGATGGACCGAACAAGCAAAACGAGATTTAGCCACGGCACTGGCTATCTTTGAACAGAACCGCAATCAAATCGTGGCTGATAACGAACGTACGACCTATCTTGATAAGGAATACGAGACTTATGACGCCGCGATCAGTTTGGCTTATGCCGAAAATCCGCAAGCGGCTTTTGATTTGTCGGAACGAGGTCGTGCCCTTACTTTGCTTGAGGTCATGAAGGGCGGGCAGGGTGTAAATGCCAACAGAGCCGAAAAAGAATTCATATCCTTGAATCGCACCCAAAAGACCTCTCTACAGATGGTGCAGCAGCGAATCCCTCCGGGGACGAGTTTGCTGGAGTTCACCTGCTTGTCTGATCGTCTAATTGTTTTTGGAGTTTCGGCAACCAATTTTACCCACAACCAGAATCTGATTTCGCTGTCCCAGCTTGAACAGAAAGTACAGGCTTTCAGGCGTGCAGTGTCGGACGCTTCCACAGGTGATGACCAGACCAAGATCCTCGCCGCTGAGCTATATCAAATTTTGATCGAACCGCTCGAACCCTTTTTATCCGACGAACAAACTGTTTGTGTGGTTCCGGACAAAATCTTGCATTATTTGCCCTTTGCTGCGCTTTTTTCCGCTCGGCAGCAAAAATATCTGATTGAAACCCGCGCGCTTGTTACGGCACCCAGCGCCTCAGTTTTCTTACTCTGTCTTGAACATGCTCGGCAACAAGGGATAGGCAAAAACGGCCAGGTGTTGGCGGTAGGAAATCCGCAGTTTGATCCGATTGCCTATCCGCAGTTGTCTGATCTATCAGCCGCAACCGATGAAGCAAATGAAGTTGCCGCCAAATACATCCACCGCAAAGTACTTACCGCTGAACAAGCCACTGAAGAGGCGGTAAAATCGGCAATCAAACGGGCCTCAATTATTCACTTGGCCACCCACGGCGTGATTGACGAGCGATCGTGGGCGAATTCCAGATTGGTGTTGGCCAAGTCTTCTGCAGAAAACGGGGAAGACGGTGCGCTGCGCGCCTACGAAATTGCCCAAATGCGATTGCCAAATGCCCGGCTGGTTGTGCTATCGGCCTGCCAGTCGGGTGTGGAACGCGTTTATCGGGGCGAAGGCATGATCGGATTAGGCCGAGCCTTTCTCAGCGCGGGCGCGACCAGCGTCGTCGCCAGTTTTTGGGCCGTAGATTCAGACGTTTCGGCGGTTTTGATGACCGATTTTCACAAACAACTAAAGGCGTATTCCGTGTCTCAGGCGTTGAGGCACGCGCAATTGAACATGCTGCATAGCGCTAACGTTCAGCATCGTAATCCATATTACTGGGCGGCCTTCAGCGTTTTTGGCGGGGACGTGTTGCTGTAA